One genomic region from Glaciimonas sp. PAMC28666 encodes:
- a CDS encoding MdtA/MuxA family multidrug efflux RND transporter periplasmic adaptor subunit, giving the protein MSTKQPNTMENKPDRSFRRWWWLLLIIVLGGAAYFFWGRITQPANSQGDTTSQSGGKGRRGGPGAGGANSVMPVGVASATVSDVHIYLSGLGSVTPESTATVKSRVDGQLMKLHFKEGQMVKAGDLLAELDPRPYQVLVTQAEGQLGHDTALLKAAQIDLKRYQTLLAQDSIASQLVDTQAALVKQYGGTVQSDQGTLDNARLQLLYSRVTAPISGRLGLRQVDLGNIVHASDANGIVIITQLQPITAIFSVPEDNIPSVMKQIQAGKTLPTQAWDRAQANNLASGQFLTIDNQVDATTGTVKLKAVFPNADFALFPSQFVNVRMLLDTLSGATVIPSAAIQRGSSGNFVYVVKADKTVTIRAVTVGPVEGQNTSIAKGITAGEIVVVDGIDKLREGAKVEPVMRGAGGALADAPNPAATQKHGHRHQAGQGASASASATASADASADTASSTGGEKHKRPAQTTDQPAPQPAK; this is encoded by the coding sequence ATGTCAACAAAACAGCCGAACACCATGGAAAATAAGCCTGACAGGTCGTTCCGACGGTGGTGGTGGCTATTGTTGATCATCGTATTGGGTGGCGCGGCATATTTTTTTTGGGGTCGTATTACCCAACCTGCCAATAGTCAAGGCGACACGACCAGTCAAAGCGGCGGCAAAGGTCGACGCGGCGGGCCTGGCGCGGGCGGCGCAAATAGCGTGATGCCGGTTGGTGTTGCCAGCGCCACGGTCTCCGATGTCCATATCTATCTTTCGGGCCTCGGTAGCGTCACCCCGGAATCCACAGCAACGGTAAAAAGTCGGGTCGATGGCCAATTGATGAAGTTGCATTTCAAAGAAGGTCAGATGGTCAAAGCGGGCGATTTGCTGGCTGAACTTGATCCTCGTCCTTACCAGGTTCTGGTCACGCAGGCAGAGGGTCAGCTGGGACATGACACTGCATTGCTGAAGGCCGCGCAAATTGACTTGAAGCGCTACCAGACACTGTTGGCCCAAGATTCGATCGCTAGTCAGTTGGTCGATACACAGGCGGCGTTGGTCAAACAATATGGCGGTACCGTTCAATCAGATCAGGGTACATTAGATAATGCCCGTTTACAGCTGCTTTATTCACGTGTGACCGCTCCGATTAGCGGTCGCCTTGGTTTGCGGCAGGTTGATCTGGGAAATATTGTGCATGCCTCGGACGCCAACGGCATCGTGATTATTACTCAGTTGCAACCAATTACCGCCATCTTTAGCGTCCCGGAAGACAATATTCCCAGCGTCATGAAACAAATTCAGGCCGGGAAAACCCTGCCAACCCAAGCGTGGGATCGCGCCCAGGCCAACAATCTGGCCAGCGGCCAATTTTTGACGATCGACAATCAGGTAGATGCCACTACAGGCACGGTCAAATTGAAGGCAGTTTTCCCCAATGCTGACTTCGCCTTATTTCCAAGCCAGTTCGTCAACGTCCGGATGCTGCTCGATACGCTATCCGGCGCGACCGTGATTCCAAGCGCAGCAATCCAGCGTGGCAGTAGCGGAAACTTTGTCTACGTCGTCAAAGCGGATAAAACGGTGACTATTCGTGCGGTAACCGTCGGCCCGGTTGAAGGACAGAATACGTCCATCGCCAAGGGAATCACTGCGGGCGAAATTGTGGTGGTTGATGGTATCGATAAACTCCGTGAAGGTGCCAAAGTGGAGCCAGTCATGCGCGGTGCGGGCGGCGCACTCGCCGATGCTCCAAACCCAGCGGCTACGCAGAAACACGGTCATCGCCATCAAGCTGGTCAGGGAGCTTCCGCCAGTGCAAGTGCAACTGCAAGCGCGGATGCGAGCGCCGATACCGCTTCCAGCACTGGCGGTGAAAAGCATAAACGGCCAGCGCAGACAACCGACCAGCCAGCCCCACAGCCAGCTAAGTAA
- a CDS encoding Spy/CpxP family protein refolding chaperone, with the protein MGLIMAIDEGDGEANFVYSHIQTASGYNAIQSKAHQTQRVTNQRHSERVLIHGCGLISSVQDYLPQILSLKGFIMVKLRKQLLIGITAIGISAMGMTAFAQNTTGGAPAVEKAIAQSDNAPMHQPPTAEQRAKFEARMAKREAKLHTALKITPAQEGAWKTYISQMRPNRSAMPMQRPTKEEWAKQTAPERMDHRIEFMKKMEARMSDRAAALKQFYAVLTPDQQKILDKHFIHEHRGHRGPWGGQRGM; encoded by the coding sequence ATGGGCTTGATTATGGCAATTGATGAAGGCGATGGCGAAGCTAATTTTGTATATTCTCATATCCAAACCGCATCTGGATACAATGCGATACAAAGTAAAGCCCACCAAACACAGAGGGTTACAAACCAACGGCACAGCGAAAGAGTGTTGATACACGGATGCGGTTTAATAAGTTCTGTGCAGGATTACCTGCCCCAGATACTCTCCCTGAAAGGATTCATCATGGTTAAGCTTCGCAAACAACTTTTAATCGGCATCACCGCTATTGGCATTAGTGCCATGGGGATGACCGCCTTCGCACAGAACACTACTGGTGGCGCTCCTGCAGTTGAAAAAGCCATCGCGCAATCGGACAACGCGCCAATGCACCAACCGCCCACCGCAGAACAGCGCGCGAAATTTGAAGCGCGTATGGCAAAGCGTGAAGCAAAACTGCATACAGCGCTGAAAATTACGCCAGCGCAGGAAGGTGCATGGAAAACTTATATATCCCAAATGAGACCAAATCGTTCAGCCATGCCGATGCAGCGTCCAACCAAGGAAGAGTGGGCCAAACAAACAGCTCCTGAACGCATGGATCATCGCATCGAATTTATGAAAAAAATGGAAGCGCGTATGAGTGACCGTGCTGCGGCATTGAAGCAATTCTATGCAGTGTTGACGCCAGATCAACAAAAAATTCTGGATAAACATTTTATCCACGAACACCGCGGTCATCGCGGTCCATGGGGTGGACAACGCGGCATGTAA
- a CDS encoding response regulator — translation MDTTAHILVVDDDREIRTLLAEYLDANGLRTSTANNGAEMRRVLEEARVDLIVLDLTLPGEDGLTLCRTLRAHPTHFGIPVIMLTARGEPLDRILGLEMGADDYLSKPFEPRELFARIRSVLRRTQALPPNMATPEAQQIQFAGLTLDLIARHLVNRDGVVVALSGAEYRILKVFLDHPNRILNRDQLLELTQGREADPFDRSVDIQISRLRQKLGDDARTPSIIKTVRNEGYVLATSVSVDS, via the coding sequence ATGGATACTACTGCTCATATATTGGTGGTCGATGACGACCGCGAAATCCGTACCTTGCTGGCCGAATATCTCGATGCCAACGGTTTGCGTACATCAACAGCCAACAACGGTGCGGAAATGCGCCGGGTATTGGAGGAGGCACGCGTTGATCTGATCGTGCTCGATCTCACCTTGCCCGGTGAAGACGGATTAACGCTTTGCCGCACCTTACGGGCGCATCCGACGCATTTCGGGATTCCCGTGATTATGTTGACTGCCCGCGGCGAACCGCTTGATCGGATTCTCGGACTTGAGATGGGTGCCGACGATTATTTATCCAAGCCATTTGAACCGCGCGAACTGTTTGCCCGCATCCGCAGCGTGTTGCGCCGAACCCAGGCGCTGCCGCCAAATATGGCAACCCCGGAAGCGCAGCAAATTCAGTTTGCCGGTCTGACGCTAGACCTGATCGCCCGCCATCTGGTGAATCGTGACGGCGTGGTAGTCGCGTTGTCGGGAGCGGAGTACCGGATTTTGAAAGTTTTTCTCGATCATCCGAACCGTATTCTCAACCGCGACCAATTACTGGAGCTGACGCAGGGCCGCGAAGCCGATCCGTTTGATCGTTCGGTCGATATTCAAATCAGCCGTTTGCGCCAAAAACTGGGCGACGATGCCCGCACGCCGAGTATCATTAAAACGGTGCGGAACGAAGGGTACGTTCTGGCGACTTCGGTCTCGGTCGATTCGTGA
- a CDS encoding ATP-binding protein yields MKRFFDSVANRVFLILLAGVLVAAGTTSWLADNERRNAFRELYDFRIAERVEQIVLSLDGVSPDMRETVLQASENFGLEASLAKDTENVVPENASLAALLTKRLGTNRQIVVSKQIGCNWRLDRPGPPGSPPQRERPRFDECQVIYVSLLDGSLLKLKLRMMRDPGGLRGRPPGLPSLSPYFALFLVLIGLLAYIVAKMTARPIRRLAEAASALGRDIDRPPLTAAGPTEIRQAANAFNAMQARIKRQIQHRTHMLAAITHDLQTPLTRLRLRFEKVSDLDLRHKLIEDLAVMQGMVREGLDLARSMDSAEAMQLLDIDSLLDSVCADAADAGQDVTLSGQTRASIMAQPNALRRCLTNLVDNAVKYGRFARLEITREGVGDQCYIVITVRDGGAGIPEDQLAAVFEPFFRLETSRSRDTGGTGLGLTIARNIAENHRGKLVLRNHLEGGLEVVLKLPGNG; encoded by the coding sequence GTGAAGCGGTTCTTTGATTCTGTCGCAAATCGGGTATTTTTGATTTTGCTGGCGGGTGTTTTGGTGGCTGCTGGCACCACCAGTTGGTTGGCCGATAACGAACGCCGAAACGCATTCCGTGAGCTGTATGATTTTCGGATTGCCGAAAGGGTAGAGCAGATTGTGTTGTCGCTCGATGGTGTTAGCCCCGATATGCGGGAGACGGTGCTGCAAGCGAGTGAAAACTTTGGATTGGAAGCAAGTCTGGCGAAGGATACCGAAAATGTGGTCCCTGAAAATGCCTCCCTTGCGGCCTTGTTAACAAAGCGTCTGGGGACGAATCGCCAGATTGTTGTATCCAAGCAGATCGGGTGCAACTGGCGCCTCGATCGACCCGGACCTCCCGGTAGCCCGCCCCAGCGCGAGCGCCCACGGTTTGACGAGTGTCAGGTTATATATGTCAGCTTATTGGACGGCTCGTTACTCAAATTGAAGCTACGGATGATGCGCGATCCTGGAGGATTGCGCGGTCGCCCGCCAGGTTTGCCCTCCTTGTCGCCGTATTTCGCCTTATTCCTGGTGTTGATCGGATTACTTGCCTACATCGTCGCAAAGATGACGGCACGTCCGATTAGACGGCTGGCTGAAGCGGCGTCCGCGTTGGGCCGTGACATTGATCGTCCGCCTTTAACGGCAGCCGGGCCAACGGAAATCCGGCAAGCGGCAAATGCATTCAACGCAATGCAGGCAAGGATCAAACGCCAAATTCAGCATCGCACCCATATGCTGGCGGCGATCACGCATGATTTGCAAACGCCGTTGACGCGATTGCGGCTGAGGTTTGAAAAAGTTAGTGATCTTGATTTACGCCATAAATTAATTGAGGATTTGGCTGTTATGCAAGGTATGGTGCGCGAGGGCCTGGACTTGGCACGCAGCATGGATTCGGCTGAAGCAATGCAATTGCTAGACATTGATTCGCTGCTCGATAGTGTATGTGCCGATGCCGCCGATGCGGGTCAGGATGTGACGTTGAGCGGGCAGACGCGCGCGTCGATTATGGCGCAGCCTAATGCCTTGCGTCGCTGCCTGACCAATCTGGTTGACAACGCGGTGAAGTACGGACGGTTTGCACGTTTGGAAATTACCCGTGAAGGCGTGGGTGATCAGTGTTATATCGTTATTACGGTGCGGGATGGCGGTGCGGGTATTCCTGAAGATCAACTGGCTGCGGTATTTGAACCGTTTTTCCGTCTTGAAACGTCTCGTTCGCGGGATACTGGAGGGACGGGGTTAGGGTTGACGATTGCGCGGAATATTGCTGAGAACCATCGGGGGAAGTTGGTGTTGCGGAATCATTTGGAGGGTGGTTTGGAGGTGGTTTTGAAGTTGCCGGGTAATGGGTAA
- a CDS encoding glycine zipper family protein: protein MNKPFLNNPKKILAAAAVLMLGGCVGVPTGPNVMAMPGAGKSYDQFRNDDNDCHRSAQDRVGPGAGQATADNATGTAVAGTLIGATVGALIGAASGRAGAGAAIGAGGGLLVGSSAASNNADRSGAGIQRQYNNVYTQCMYAKGNRVPVPAGYDDNRRPRYAPAPPPDYYAPQQRGYNTPPDYVPY from the coding sequence GTGAACAAACCATTTCTAAACAATCCAAAAAAGATCCTCGCTGCCGCGGCCGTGTTGATGCTGGGTGGTTGTGTTGGCGTGCCGACCGGACCTAACGTGATGGCGATGCCGGGCGCTGGTAAAAGTTACGACCAGTTCCGTAACGATGACAACGATTGTCATCGCTCTGCACAGGACCGTGTAGGCCCGGGAGCTGGGCAGGCTACAGCCGATAATGCGACTGGCACTGCGGTGGCGGGTACGTTGATCGGTGCCACGGTCGGCGCGTTAATCGGCGCGGCGAGTGGTCGTGCGGGTGCGGGTGCTGCGATTGGTGCCGGTGGTGGGTTGTTGGTCGGCAGCTCCGCGGCGAGTAACAATGCTGATCGTAGTGGTGCTGGCATACAGCGCCAATATAACAATGTGTACACGCAGTGTATGTATGCGAAGGGTAACCGGGTTCCGGTGCCGGCAGGCTATGATGATAATCGTCGCCCTCGCTATGCGCCTGCGCCGCCGCCTGATTATTATGCTCCGCAGCAACGTGGCTATAACACCCCGCCGGATTATGTGCCTTATTGA
- the mgrA gene encoding L-glyceraldehyde 3-phosphate reductase has product MTYHASTKRYEQMQYRFCGRSGLKLPLLSLGLWHNFGDTTTLARQRELVHTAFDHGITHFDLANNYGPPYGSAETNFGRILKEDLKPYRDELIISTKAGWDMWPGPYGQGGGSRKYVLASLDQSLQRLGLDYVDIFYSHRFDPETPLEETMSALATAVQQGKALYVGVSSYSPEKTREAAALLREWKVPCLIHQPSYNMFNRWIEKGLLDALEAEGMGCITFTALAQGLLTDKYLNGIPDDARVNQAGGGSLQKAHLSPENLERVGALNAIAIARGQSLAQMALAWVLRDPRVTTTLIGASSPAQIIENVAALQRLDFSSQELAAIDVQAQEGGINLWAKSSQG; this is encoded by the coding sequence ATGACTTATCACGCATCCACCAAACGCTATGAACAGATGCAGTATCGCTTCTGCGGTCGCAGTGGACTTAAACTTCCATTGTTATCCCTTGGTTTGTGGCACAACTTTGGCGACACTACGACACTGGCGCGTCAACGCGAACTGGTTCACACCGCGTTTGATCACGGGATTACCCATTTTGATCTGGCGAATAATTACGGGCCTCCGTATGGCAGCGCAGAAACCAATTTCGGTCGCATCCTCAAGGAAGATTTAAAGCCCTATCGAGATGAACTGATTATTTCCACCAAAGCCGGTTGGGACATGTGGCCTGGTCCTTATGGACAGGGCGGCGGCTCGCGCAAATACGTGTTGGCCAGCCTCGATCAGAGTTTGCAACGGCTGGGTCTGGATTATGTGGATATCTTTTATTCGCACCGCTTTGATCCAGAAACGCCACTGGAAGAAACCATGAGCGCGTTAGCGACAGCCGTGCAACAAGGCAAAGCCTTGTATGTCGGCGTGTCGTCATACTCTCCCGAAAAAACCCGTGAAGCAGCAGCCTTATTACGTGAATGGAAGGTGCCGTGCCTGATTCATCAGCCTTCTTACAACATGTTCAATCGATGGATTGAGAAAGGTTTGCTGGATGCCCTGGAAGCGGAGGGCATGGGTTGCATCACCTTTACAGCATTGGCGCAGGGCTTGCTCACCGATAAGTATCTGAATGGTATTCCGGACGATGCGCGAGTTAATCAGGCCGGCGGCGGATCGCTGCAAAAAGCGCATTTAAGTCCGGAAAATCTGGAGCGTGTCGGAGCGTTAAACGCAATCGCGATAGCCCGTGGACAAAGTCTGGCGCAGATGGCGTTAGCTTGGGTTTTACGTGATCCGCGTGTGACTACCACCTTGATTGGAGCCAGTAGTCCGGCGCAGATTATCGAAAATGTCGCTGCATTGCAACGTCTGGATTTTTCCAGCCAGGAGCTGGCCGCGATTGATGTGCAGGCGCAAGAAGGCGGTATCAATTTGTGGGCGAAGTCCTCTCAGGGATAA
- a CDS encoding GlxA family transcriptional regulator, with protein MSKSEISSFSHFAFLPLYNFTMIAFSNAIEVLRMANYLEGKALYRWSVITPEGGMVCASNGLSVKSGRPDPADIPDVVFVCGGTEIETAIHSDALVLMQSFANQGVAMGSLCTGTFALAKAGLLDGYVCATHWENMSALRRTFPSVSFSRDLFVIDRDRLTCTGGIAPLDMMLNLISRQVGKTTIAAIADQFILEHVRDDKDQQRVPLTVRMNSARPAMVEVVSLMEANIEEPLSLEDLAQLSNSSPRQLQRMFKEHMGMSPTHYYLTLRLRKARELLRQTDMSILSITMACGFQSACHFSKTYREVFNVAPSSERRKQASVSISLPLLSQTAAAQCEPAGYVA; from the coding sequence ATGTCTAAAAGTGAAATTTCGTCTTTCTCGCACTTTGCTTTTCTTCCGCTTTATAACTTTACGATGATTGCTTTCTCTAATGCGATCGAAGTATTAAGAATGGCCAACTATCTGGAAGGTAAAGCACTTTATCGCTGGTCTGTGATTACGCCGGAAGGTGGAATGGTATGTGCCAGTAATGGGCTATCTGTAAAATCCGGCCGTCCTGATCCGGCAGACATTCCCGACGTCGTTTTTGTTTGCGGCGGCACCGAGATCGAGACAGCAATTCATTCGGATGCCTTAGTACTCATGCAAAGCTTCGCCAATCAAGGCGTCGCAATGGGCAGTTTGTGCACCGGCACCTTCGCCTTGGCTAAAGCAGGCTTGCTGGATGGCTACGTCTGCGCCACGCATTGGGAAAACATGTCGGCTCTGCGTCGCACATTTCCATCAGTTTCTTTTTCGCGAGATCTGTTCGTGATTGACCGGGATCGCCTGACTTGTACCGGTGGCATCGCGCCACTGGATATGATGCTCAATCTGATCTCACGTCAGGTGGGAAAGACGACTATTGCGGCTATCGCCGATCAGTTTATTCTCGAACATGTGCGCGATGACAAGGACCAGCAACGCGTGCCCTTAACGGTGCGGATGAATTCGGCACGGCCTGCCATGGTGGAAGTCGTGTCGCTAATGGAAGCAAATATCGAAGAACCGTTGTCGCTCGAGGACCTGGCGCAACTGTCCAACTCATCGCCGCGACAGCTTCAGCGTATGTTTAAGGAGCATATGGGAATGTCGCCAACGCATTACTACCTGACGCTGCGTTTACGCAAGGCACGTGAATTATTACGCCAAACCGACATGTCAATTCTTAGTATTACGATGGCATGCGGTTTTCAGTCAGCATGCCATTTTAGCAAAACTTATCGCGAGGTGTTCAATGTTGCACCGAGCTCTGAACGGCGCAAACAAGCCTCGGTCTCTATCTCACTGCCTTTATTAAGCCAGACAGCAGCGGCCCAATGTGAACCAGCGGGGTACGTAGCTTAG
- a CDS encoding MgtC/SapB family protein, whose protein sequence is MGFGEIAGQGWLQIGELGLAFVLSALIGMEREMRQKSAGLRTHTLVGLGAALIMLISKYGFTDVLSTGLVVVDPSRVAAQVVSGIGFIGGGLIFVRRDSVRGLTTAAIVWLTASVGMACGAGLPILAVLATAAHFVVVFTFPHIALRLPKSRWAPSVLQISYEDGRDVLRDVLLACTQHDFSVSRLKVERPSDSLDSADPPAADGKGMLPAPDVGPALTGAQAKRIATVVLEVQGVKLVSKLADRLSTIPGVVSVHAGDVNIPSD, encoded by the coding sequence ATGGGCTTCGGTGAGATAGCAGGGCAGGGGTGGCTGCAGATCGGCGAGTTGGGCCTGGCCTTCGTTCTGTCCGCGCTCATCGGTATGGAGCGGGAAATGCGGCAGAAGAGCGCCGGGCTGCGAACGCATACGCTGGTCGGCCTTGGCGCCGCGTTGATTATGCTCATTTCTAAATATGGCTTCACTGACGTCCTCTCGACGGGACTTGTGGTTGTCGATCCTTCGCGCGTCGCCGCCCAAGTCGTCTCGGGCATCGGGTTCATTGGCGGCGGCTTGATTTTCGTGCGCCGTGACAGCGTGCGGGGCCTGACCACTGCGGCCATCGTTTGGCTGACGGCGTCCGTCGGCATGGCCTGCGGAGCCGGTCTTCCCATTCTTGCCGTGCTGGCGACGGCGGCCCACTTCGTCGTCGTCTTCACTTTCCCGCACATAGCACTGCGGCTGCCAAAATCGCGCTGGGCACCGTCGGTGCTTCAAATATCCTACGAGGATGGTCGGGATGTCCTGCGGGACGTGCTGCTGGCTTGTACCCAGCACGACTTTTCAGTCAGCCGCCTCAAGGTCGAACGACCGAGCGACTCGCTCGACTCAGCAGACCCACCGGCTGCCGATGGGAAAGGAATGCTGCCGGCACCAGATGTCGGGCCCGCCTTAACAGGTGCGCAAGCCAAGCGGATCGCGACCGTGGTCCTGGAGGTACAAGGCGTCAAATTGGTCTCGAAACTGGCGGATAGATTATCTACGATTCCTGGTGTCGTTTCCGTCCACGCCGGCGATGTTAACATACCCTCCGACTAG
- a CDS encoding serine hydroxymethyltransferase — protein sequence MTSINSFFSQSLSERDAPVMNAIALELERQQDQIEMIASENIVSRAVLEAQGSVLTNKYAEGYPGKRYYGGCEFVDQIEVLALERVKQLFGASYANVQPHSGAQANGAVMLALVKPGDTVLGMSLDAGGHLTHGARPAMSGKWFNAVQYGVRPDTMLIDYDQVEALAKEHQPRLIIAGYSAYPRQLDFARFRAIADSVGALLMVDMAHIAGLVVTGHHPNPIAHAHVVTSTTHKTLRGPRGGFILTNHEDIAKKINSAVFPGLQGGPLMHVIAGKAVAFGEALQPEFKQYISNVVANASALGEVLKRGGVDLVTGGTENHLLLVDLRPKGLKGTDVEHALERAGITCNKNGIPFDTEKPTITSGIRLGTPAGTARGFGIEEFRTIGGLIVEVLDGLARKPEGCSETELSVRCRVLSMCKRFPIY from the coding sequence ATGACCTCTATCAATTCTTTTTTTTCGCAGTCCCTCTCCGAGCGTGATGCGCCTGTAATGAATGCCATTGCGCTTGAGCTCGAGCGTCAGCAAGATCAGATCGAAATGATCGCTTCCGAAAACATTGTGTCGCGTGCTGTGCTGGAGGCGCAAGGGTCGGTATTAACCAATAAGTATGCAGAAGGTTACCCGGGGAAACGCTATTACGGTGGCTGCGAGTTCGTCGATCAGATTGAGGTGCTGGCGCTGGAGAGGGTCAAGCAACTGTTTGGGGCCAGCTATGCAAATGTCCAACCCCATTCCGGAGCGCAGGCAAACGGCGCAGTAATGCTGGCATTGGTTAAACCGGGCGATACAGTGCTCGGCATGTCACTCGATGCCGGTGGCCATTTGACGCATGGCGCACGTCCGGCCATGTCGGGAAAATGGTTTAATGCAGTCCAATATGGTGTTCGTCCGGATACCATGTTGATCGATTACGATCAGGTTGAAGCACTGGCGAAAGAACATCAGCCGCGCCTGATCATTGCGGGTTATTCTGCCTATCCGCGCCAGCTCGACTTTGCGCGTTTTCGCGCCATAGCTGATAGCGTCGGCGCGTTATTGATGGTGGACATGGCCCATATAGCAGGGCTGGTTGTTACCGGTCATCATCCCAATCCGATTGCGCATGCGCATGTGGTCACCTCAACTACGCACAAAACCTTGCGCGGTCCACGGGGCGGCTTCATTTTGACTAATCATGAAGATATCGCCAAAAAAATTAACTCCGCGGTGTTTCCAGGATTGCAAGGCGGCCCTTTGATGCACGTCATTGCCGGTAAAGCGGTGGCATTCGGCGAAGCTTTGCAACCGGAATTCAAACAATACATCAGTAACGTTGTTGCCAATGCCAGCGCACTGGGAGAAGTGCTAAAAAGGGGTGGTGTTGATCTGGTGACTGGCGGTACCGAAAATCATTTGCTGCTGGTCGATTTGCGGCCCAAAGGATTAAAGGGAACCGACGTCGAGCATGCCCTTGAACGTGCAGGCATTACCTGTAACAAGAACGGCATTCCCTTTGATACCGAGAAACCGACGATAACGTCCGGCATCCGTTTGGGTACGCCCGCTGGCACTGCGCGTGGCTTTGGCATCGAAGAGTTCCGTACCATCGGTGGTTTGATCGTGGAAGTATTGGACGGCTTGGCCCGCAAACCAGAAGGGTGCTCCGAGACGGAACTAAGCGTCCGATGCCGTGTTCTGTCGATGTGCAAACGGTTTCCGATTTACTGA
- a CDS encoding dipeptidase, translating into MNALHQQSLVIDGLNISKWERPVFEDMKKGGLSAVNCTVSVWENFQGTVGNIVDMKNLIRANSDLLTLVRGVDDITRAKKEGRTGVILGFQNAHAFEDNLGYIEVFAELGVRVVQLCYNTQNMVGTGCYERDGGLSGFGREVIAEMNRVGIMVDLSHVGGNTSTEAILASSKPVCYSHCLPSGLKEHPRNKSDEQLKFIADHNGFIGVTMFPPFLKRGSNANVDDYVEAFDYVINLVGDDCVGIGTDFTQGYGKPFFEWLTHDKGRHRRLTDFGTVTNPEGFRTIGDFPNLTVAMERAGWKEGRIRKVLGENWMRVFDDVWSA; encoded by the coding sequence ATGAATGCATTACACCAACAAAGTCTGGTCATCGACGGTCTGAACATTTCAAAATGGGAACGGCCAGTTTTTGAAGATATGAAAAAAGGGGGCCTCAGCGCCGTCAATTGCACCGTCTCGGTATGGGAGAATTTTCAAGGCACAGTCGGCAACATTGTAGATATGAAAAACCTGATCCGCGCCAACTCTGACCTGCTTACATTGGTGCGCGGCGTCGACGATATAACTCGCGCCAAAAAAGAAGGGCGCACAGGCGTGATTCTTGGGTTTCAGAATGCCCATGCATTTGAAGATAATCTAGGCTACATCGAGGTGTTTGCCGAGTTGGGCGTGCGGGTGGTTCAACTCTGCTACAACACTCAAAACATGGTTGGTACCGGTTGCTATGAACGCGATGGTGGTTTGTCTGGCTTTGGCCGCGAAGTTATCGCCGAAATGAATCGGGTCGGTATCATGGTCGACCTTTCCCACGTAGGCGGCAACACCTCCACCGAAGCAATCCTGGCTTCCAGCAAACCAGTGTGCTATTCCCACTGTTTGCCGTCCGGTCTCAAGGAACATCCACGCAACAAGAGCGATGAGCAATTGAAATTTATTGCCGATCACAACGGCTTTATCGGCGTCACCATGTTTCCGCCATTTCTCAAGCGCGGCAGTAATGCAAACGTCGACGATTACGTCGAAGCATTCGACTATGTAATCAATCTGGTGGGTGACGATTGCGTCGGCATTGGCACTGATTTTACCCAAGGATATGGCAAGCCTTTCTTTGAATGGCTGACGCACGATAAAGGTCGTCATCGTCGTCTGACGGATTTCGGCACGGTCACCAATCCTGAAGGTTTTCGTACCATCGGCGACTTTCCGAACCTGACTGTCGCGATGGAACGCGCAGGTTGGAAAGAAGGCCGAATCCGCAAGGTTCTGGGCGAAAACTGGATGCGTGTTTTTGACGATGTCTGGTCCGCTTGA
- a CDS encoding DUF5943 domain-containing protein, whose protein sequence is MKPQLPIEVDAETGVWTTDSLPMLYVPRHFFTNNHSAVEAALGREKYAQILYDAGYKSAYFWCEKEAGQHGMSGLEVYQHYLNRLSQRGWGLFSFSEVNAPAASAKIKLVNSSFVLQQPDAEGKLCYMFAGWFSGAMDWVSDTTGQKIKSTCIETQCAGEGHAHCEFTVTPLPS, encoded by the coding sequence ATGAAACCCCAGCTACCGATAGAAGTCGATGCAGAGACCGGCGTGTGGACCACCGATAGCTTGCCGATGCTTTATGTTCCGCGCCACTTTTTTACAAATAATCATAGCGCCGTAGAAGCTGCGTTGGGACGGGAAAAGTATGCACAGATTCTGTATGACGCAGGTTACAAATCGGCCTACTTCTGGTGCGAAAAAGAAGCCGGACAGCACGGCATGAGTGGACTGGAAGTATATCAACATTATCTCAATCGCCTGTCGCAACGCGGCTGGGGTTTGTTCAGTTTTTCTGAGGTGAATGCACCTGCCGCCTCGGCAAAAATCAAGCTGGTCAATTCATCATTCGTTCTGCAACAACCAGATGCAGAAGGCAAACTTTGCTACATGTTTGCAGGTTGGTTTTCGGGTGCAATGGATTGGGTATCGGACACTACCGGTCAGAAAATAAAATCAACCTGTATTGAAACGCAATGTGCCGGCGAAGGTCATGCGCACTGTGAGTTCACCGTAACGCCTTTGCCATCCTGA